One Candidatus Binatia bacterium genomic region harbors:
- a CDS encoding MerR family transcriptional regulator: MDYRVEELAAEATLPVDTIRYYQNQGLLPPPRRVGRNAIYGEGHLERLDQIRRLQDEGHTLKVIRRLVSPVRKKADKALIEALTAGTGRANLSRAEVAAESGVSEELIHAVEEVGLVGAGAGNQQGPYTEEDIELGRAALALLQEGLPLGELIGLALGHAKHVDGLCERAADVFDQHIRRGSEGELTDGDEVANAVRRILPAVTTLVATHFHRTLVGVALARLAKDGDEETLARAREATTGTLEVQWR; the protein is encoded by the coding sequence ATGGATTATCGTGTAGAGGAGCTCGCGGCCGAGGCAACGCTGCCGGTCGATACGATCCGCTATTATCAGAATCAGGGGCTGCTCCCGCCGCCTCGACGGGTAGGCCGCAATGCGATCTATGGGGAAGGGCATCTCGAACGCCTCGACCAGATTCGCCGATTGCAGGATGAGGGTCATACACTCAAGGTCATTCGGCGCCTGGTCAGCCCCGTTCGCAAAAAGGCTGACAAGGCGTTGATCGAAGCCCTCACGGCGGGGACTGGCCGGGCCAATCTCAGCCGTGCAGAGGTGGCCGCCGAGTCCGGAGTCTCCGAGGAACTGATTCACGCCGTCGAAGAGGTGGGTCTTGTGGGTGCCGGCGCCGGCAATCAGCAGGGCCCCTATACCGAAGAGGATATCGAATTGGGCCGAGCTGCGTTGGCCCTTTTGCAGGAAGGTCTGCCGCTCGGCGAACTGATTGGCCTGGCTCTCGGCCATGCCAAACATGTCGATGGGCTCTGCGAACGTGCGGCCGATGTCTTTGACCAACATATCAGGCGGGGCTCGGAGGGTGAGTTGACCGACGGCGATGAGGTCGCGAACGCAGTGCGCCGGATCCTGCCGGCCGTGACGACGCTGGTCGCGACGCATTTTCACCGCACTCTGGTCGGGGTCGCTCTGGCGCGGCTGGCCAAAGACGGCGACGAGGAGACTTTGGCGCGCGCCCGCGAGGCGACGACGGGCACCCTCGAGGTGCAGTGGCGATGA
- the clpB gene encoding ATP-dependent chaperone ClpB, whose amino-acid sequence MDAQKLTEKSQKALADAQKIAAERGHQGVDAEHLLQALLADGDGLAVALLARAEIDQSSLGGALQKALELIPEVRGPGHDASRSYLTQRLLRLLSVAEGEAEALKDDYVSVEHLLLALLADEGAAGTCLRGAGLDRPALLSALQAVRGHQRVTGPNPEDTYESLEKFGRDLTEAARGGQLDPVIGRDDEIRRVIQVLSRRTKNNPVLIGEPGVGKTAIAEGLAQRIANGDVPDGLLHRRVVSLDMGALIAGAKFRGEFEERLKAVLSEVQRAEGNIILFIDELHTVVGAGATEGAMDASNLLKPMLARGELHCVGATTLNEYRNYIEKDAALERRFQPVMVDQPGVEDTISILRGLRERYEVHHKVRIKDAALVSAATLSNRYISDRFLPDKAIDLMDEAAARLRTEIDSMPVELDEAARRTLQLEIEREALRKETDRASRDRLERLERELADLKEEETRLRAQWEQEKLALSGVAEKQQELEAARLEFERVSRPGPDYDPARASELQYSSIPALEEATMEATDAGVGCLIKDHVDADDIAAIIARWTGIPVAKLMEGEAEKLLQLEEQLHQRVIGQNEAVAAVSDAVIRARSGLGDPERPVGSFIFLGPTGVGKTELARALAEFLFDDEQAMVRIDMSEYMEKHAVARLIGAPPGYVGFEEGGQLTEAVRRKPFSVVLFDEIEKAHPDVFNLLLQILDDGRLTDSHGRTVDFKNVVVIMTSNVGSSRILSQTVGLGDREAPAHALMREGVLEDLREQFRPEFLNRVDDIVVFHGLSEEHLGEIVEILLGRLRNRLADREITLQLTEAARRHLTEVGYDPVYGARPLKRVLQRELETQLGRRILAAEVTDGSAVVVDYRDGELVFGVEAAERAA is encoded by the coding sequence ATGGATGCTCAAAAACTGACCGAAAAATCTCAAAAGGCGCTCGCAGATGCGCAGAAAATTGCCGCCGAGCGCGGCCACCAAGGGGTCGATGCGGAACATTTGCTGCAGGCCCTGCTCGCGGACGGGGACGGTCTGGCGGTGGCCTTGTTGGCTCGCGCGGAAATCGACCAAAGTTCGCTCGGCGGAGCTTTGCAAAAAGCCCTGGAGTTGATTCCCGAGGTCCGCGGCCCCGGCCACGATGCCTCCCGTTCCTATTTGACCCAGAGGCTGTTGCGGTTGCTCTCGGTGGCCGAGGGCGAGGCAGAAGCGCTCAAGGACGACTACGTCAGCGTGGAGCATCTCCTTCTGGCTCTGCTCGCTGACGAGGGAGCTGCAGGCACCTGTCTGCGGGGCGCCGGTTTGGATCGCCCTGCCCTCCTGTCTGCCCTGCAAGCGGTCCGAGGTCACCAGCGCGTGACCGGTCCGAACCCGGAAGATACCTATGAATCGCTCGAAAAGTTCGGGCGTGATTTGACCGAGGCGGCCCGGGGAGGGCAACTGGATCCGGTCATCGGTCGCGATGACGAAATTCGGCGCGTGATTCAGGTGCTTTCGCGCCGGACGAAGAATAACCCCGTGCTCATCGGTGAGCCTGGCGTAGGCAAGACGGCGATCGCCGAGGGGCTGGCGCAACGGATTGCCAATGGTGATGTCCCCGATGGTTTGCTGCACCGCCGGGTCGTTTCTCTGGATATGGGTGCGCTGATCGCCGGAGCCAAATTCCGAGGCGAATTCGAGGAGCGCCTCAAGGCTGTGCTGAGCGAAGTGCAGCGCGCCGAGGGGAATATCATTCTCTTTATCGACGAACTTCATACGGTCGTCGGTGCGGGTGCCACCGAAGGTGCGATGGACGCCTCCAACCTACTCAAGCCCATGTTGGCCCGCGGTGAACTGCATTGTGTGGGTGCGACGACGCTCAACGAGTACCGCAATTATATCGAAAAAGACGCAGCATTGGAGAGACGTTTCCAGCCAGTAATGGTCGATCAACCAGGGGTGGAAGATACCATCTCGATCCTGCGCGGGCTGCGCGAGCGTTATGAAGTGCACCACAAGGTGCGCATCAAGGATGCGGCCTTGGTCAGCGCGGCGACTCTCTCCAATCGCTATATTTCCGATCGCTTTCTTCCGGACAAGGCAATCGATCTCATGGATGAGGCCGCCGCTCGGCTGCGCACCGAGATCGACTCGATGCCCGTCGAGCTCGACGAGGCTGCCCGCCGCACGCTGCAGTTGGAGATCGAGCGCGAGGCACTGCGCAAGGAAACCGATCGGGCCTCTCGAGACCGGCTGGAGCGTCTGGAACGGGAACTGGCGGATCTCAAGGAAGAGGAAACCCGCCTCCGGGCGCAGTGGGAACAGGAGAAACTCGCACTCAGCGGGGTTGCCGAAAAGCAGCAGGAGCTTGAAGCTGCGCGGCTGGAATTTGAGAGAGTCTCCCGACCGGGCCCGGATTACGACCCCGCTCGCGCAAGTGAACTCCAGTACAGCAGTATTCCTGCGCTGGAGGAGGCCACGATGGAGGCTACAGACGCGGGGGTCGGCTGCTTGATCAAGGATCATGTCGATGCCGACGATATCGCAGCGATTATTGCGCGTTGGACCGGAATCCCGGTGGCCAAGTTGATGGAAGGCGAAGCCGAGAAGCTTTTGCAACTCGAAGAACAACTTCATCAGCGGGTGATCGGCCAGAATGAGGCCGTTGCCGCGGTCTCGGACGCTGTGATTCGAGCCCGTTCGGGGCTTGGCGACCCGGAGCGGCCCGTGGGTTCCTTCATTTTTCTCGGACCTACAGGTGTCGGTAAAACCGAGCTGGCGAGAGCTCTGGCAGAGTTCCTGTTCGACGACGAACAGGCGATGGTCCGGATCGATATGTCCGAGTATATGGAGAAACATGCGGTTGCCCGACTGATCGGCGCCCCTCCCGGCTATGTTGGCTTTGAAGAAGGTGGCCAGTTGACCGAAGCGGTGCGCCGCAAGCCCTTTTCGGTTGTGCTCTTCGACGAGATCGAGAAGGCCCACCCGGATGTGTTCAACCTGTTGCTGCAGATTCTGGATGATGGCCGACTGACCGACAGTCATGGGAGAACGGTCGATTTCAAGAATGTTGTCGTGATCATGACCTCAAACGTTGGCAGCAGCCGCATTCTCAGCCAGACCGTCGGCCTCGGGGATCGCGAGGCGCCGGCGCATGCACTCATGCGCGAGGGCGTTCTCGAGGATTTGCGCGAGCAATTTCGCCCGGAGTTTCTCAACCGGGTCGACGATATCGTTGTCTTCCATGGTCTCTCGGAGGAGCATCTCGGCGAGATTGTGGAAATTTTGCTTGGGCGCTTGCGAAACCGTCTGGCCGATCGCGAAATCACACTGCAGCTTACCGAGGCGGCCCGGCGTCATCTGACCGAGGTGGGTTATGATCCGGTCTACGGCGCCCGACCACTCAAGCGCGTTCTGCAACGAGAGCTGGAAACGCAACTTGGCCGGCGGATCCTGGCCGCTGAGGTGACCGATGGCTCCGCTGTTGTCGTCGATTATCGAGACGGAGAGTTGGTTTTCGGGGTTGAGGCAGCCGAGCGGGCTGCATAA
- a CDS encoding alcohol dehydrogenase catalytic domain-containing protein, producing the protein MRAFLWDGRGASVVTDHPDPVASDTMALVEVQLAGICSTDLQILQGYMDFRGVLGHEFVGVVLEGPPEWIGSRVSGEINFACHRCSFCARGQTRHCPNRTVMGILGSDGAFAQRVRVPWKNLHRIPDTVSDREAVFVEPLAAAFEADVQSRAYRGGRTLILGAGKLGLLCGQVLALRGDDVVVLCRHDEAMAKARAVGLEAVTMDDVGRNYALVVEATGHPDGLATAMQLVRPEGAIVQKTTIAARHEIDIAPLVIHEVSLIGSRCGPFAPAIEALAKGQVQVAPLLAAVLPLSEAARGIREASLPGALKIALDPSL; encoded by the coding sequence ATGCGTGCCTTTCTATGGGACGGCAGGGGAGCTTCGGTCGTAACCGACCACCCTGACCCGGTGGCCAGCGATACGATGGCTCTGGTCGAGGTCCAGCTCGCGGGGATCTGCTCAACCGACTTGCAGATCCTTCAGGGCTATATGGATTTCCGAGGCGTTCTCGGGCACGAGTTCGTGGGTGTGGTTCTCGAAGGCCCACCGGAATGGATCGGCAGTCGAGTCTCCGGCGAGATCAACTTTGCCTGCCATCGATGTTCCTTTTGTGCGCGCGGGCAGACACGGCATTGTCCGAACCGGACGGTCATGGGGATTTTGGGATCCGATGGTGCCTTTGCCCAGAGGGTCCGAGTCCCCTGGAAGAACCTGCATCGCATACCGGATACGGTCAGCGACAGGGAGGCCGTCTTTGTTGAACCCCTGGCCGCAGCCTTCGAGGCAGATGTGCAGTCGAGAGCTTATCGCGGGGGCCGCACCTTGATCTTGGGTGCGGGTAAACTCGGCCTTCTGTGTGGACAGGTTTTGGCTCTGCGGGGCGACGATGTGGTTGTTCTTTGTCGTCACGATGAAGCGATGGCGAAGGCACGGGCGGTGGGTCTCGAAGCGGTCACGATGGATGATGTCGGGAGGAACTACGCTCTGGTCGTCGAGGCTACGGGGCATCCGGATGGTCTGGCGACAGCCATGCAGCTCGTGCGTCCCGAGGGGGCCATTGTGCAAAAAACGACGATCGCTGCTCGGCACGAAATCGATATCGCACCATTGGTGATCCATGAAGTGTCGTTGATCGGTTCGCGCTGTGGGCCATTTGCCCCGGCAATCGAGGCCTTGGCCAAAGGCCAGGTGCAGGTCGCTCCCCTGCTTGCCGCCGTTCTACCTCTCTCCGAAGCCGCAAGGGGCATCCGCGAGGCTAGCCTGCCCGGTGCGCTCAAGATTGCTCTGGATCCGTCCCTCTGA
- a CDS encoding ParB/RepB/Spo0J family partition protein has protein sequence MENEPRVEPKGSTEEDLEGPSVAAVSAAAAAAAAAQAKPPTLAMAGRIFGKRRTVFSSIPIVDIRTNPKQPRQHFEEKALEDLAESIRKRGVLQPVIVRPEPDGGYTLIAGERRLRASQRAGVEQIPAMMSEDDLLEVALEENVQREDLSPLEEAEALSLLASERGLSHGDLAAVINKSRPYVSNTLALTRLPDDIKKEYFAMEAPASREIMISIARQSSEEAMRTLWTRVKLDAISVRSFRNEQRAANPEASSRPVLRAVRRLSRAIRGFSDPLALATDEVAPLRRSLVRMRNRIEKVLESLPAEEESMPKPAPPMAREAAAGASGTATQSDSSGT, from the coding sequence GTGGAGAACGAACCACGGGTCGAGCCGAAAGGTTCCACTGAAGAGGATTTGGAAGGCCCATCCGTTGCCGCCGTATCGGCAGCCGCAGCCGCAGCAGCCGCAGCGCAGGCAAAACCACCGACATTGGCGATGGCCGGCCGTATTTTCGGGAAGAGAAGAACGGTCTTCAGCTCGATACCGATCGTGGATATTCGCACCAACCCGAAGCAGCCACGACAGCATTTCGAGGAAAAAGCACTCGAGGATCTCGCGGAGTCGATCCGTAAGCGCGGTGTTCTCCAGCCGGTAATCGTTCGCCCCGAGCCAGACGGCGGTTATACTCTGATTGCTGGCGAGCGGCGTTTGCGCGCATCGCAGAGAGCTGGTGTGGAGCAGATCCCGGCGATGATGAGCGAGGACGATCTTCTCGAAGTCGCCCTGGAAGAGAATGTTCAGCGCGAGGATCTTTCGCCGCTCGAAGAAGCCGAGGCGCTCTCGCTGCTCGCGTCGGAGCGCGGCCTTTCGCACGGTGACCTTGCAGCCGTGATCAATAAAAGTCGGCCTTATGTCTCGAATACGCTCGCCCTCACGCGTTTGCCGGATGATATCAAGAAAGAGTATTTCGCGATGGAGGCTCCGGCCTCCCGGGAAATCATGATCAGTATCGCCCGCCAGAGCTCCGAGGAGGCCATGCGGACCCTCTGGACCAGAGTCAAGCTGGATGCGATCTCGGTGCGCAGTTTCCGCAACGAGCAGCGGGCGGCGAACCCCGAGGCAAGTTCTCGGCCCGTACTGCGGGCCGTGCGTCGTCTGAGTCGAGCAATTCGGGGATTTTCCGACCCCCTTGCGCTCGCCACCGACGAGGTGGCACCGCTGCGCCGCAGTCTGGTCCGGATGCGCAATCGAATCGAGAAAGTCCTTGAATCTCTTCCCGCAGAGGAAGAATCCATGCCAAAGCCCGCGCCCCCGATGGCTCGAGAGGCTGCGGCCGGTGCGTCCGGGACGGCGACACAATCCGATTCATCGGGGACTTGA
- the atpE gene encoding ATP synthase F0 subunit C: MKIQVAILTVIVTALAVVFPEAALAADGAAAGEYGMIALASAIAISGAAIGAALGQGRGLTAAMESIGRNPNSADRIQTPMILGLAFIEALAIYALVIAFLLQGKIPA; encoded by the coding sequence ATGAAAATCCAAGTTGCTATTCTTACAGTGATCGTCACGGCCTTGGCCGTCGTCTTCCCGGAAGCTGCTCTCGCAGCCGATGGTGCTGCTGCAGGTGAATACGGCATGATCGCTCTGGCTTCGGCTATCGCGATTTCCGGTGCTGCTATCGGTGCCGCCCTCGGACAGGGTCGCGGCCTCACGGCTGCGATGGAGTCCATCGGCCGCAATCCGAATTCGGCTGACCGGATCCAGACCCCGATGATTCTGGGTCTCGCCTTCATTGAAGCTTTGGCCATTTACGCTCTGGTCATCGCCTTCTTGCTGCAAGGCAAGATCCCGGCCTGA
- the atpB gene encoding F0F1 ATP synthase subunit A, translating to MEHPVTWVGLLGVPDLWKSVVTGLFVMGLLVLLAARARSAITTGGDQVLIPDENLSARNFFEVIVEFIASMCESVIGKGSATYVPILATFFLFIISCNLLGLVPGFGPPTSDFDITFALGVCSFIVFNYYGFKVAGIGYLKHMAGPFWWLAWLIFPLEMIGVFVRPASLGLRLFGNMFGDHLVLEIFTDLTKVVVPVVFYFLGTLVSVIQAFVFMLLSMIYIALGVQSADHGHGEGH from the coding sequence ATGGAACATCCGGTCACCTGGGTAGGACTTCTCGGCGTCCCCGATCTTTGGAAATCTGTTGTCACCGGCCTCTTTGTCATGGGGTTGCTGGTGCTGTTGGCCGCCCGCGCGAGAAGCGCGATCACAACTGGGGGCGATCAGGTCCTGATTCCCGACGAGAATCTGTCGGCACGGAACTTCTTCGAGGTCATCGTCGAGTTCATCGCCAGTATGTGCGAATCCGTGATCGGCAAAGGTTCAGCGACCTATGTCCCTATTCTCGCTACCTTTTTCTTGTTCATTATTTCGTGCAACCTGCTCGGTTTGGTGCCCGGGTTCGGACCCCCGACAAGCGATTTCGATATCACCTTCGCGCTGGGCGTCTGTTCATTCATCGTTTTCAACTATTACGGATTCAAGGTCGCCGGTATCGGTTACCTCAAGCATATGGCCGGCCCATTCTGGTGGCTGGCCTGGCTGATTTTCCCCCTCGAGATGATTGGCGTCTTTGTTCGCCCCGCTTCTCTGGGCTTGCGCCTTTTCGGCAATATGTTCGGCGATCATCTGGTCCTCGAGATCTTCACCGATCTCACCAAGGTCGTTGTGCCGGTCGTATTCTACTTCCTCGGAACTCTGGTTTCGGTAATTCAGGCATTCGTCTTCATGCTTCTGAGCATGATTTATATTGCCCTCGGTGTGCAGTCTGCAGACCACGGGCACGGCGAAGGGCATTAA
- a CDS encoding AtpZ/AtpI family protein: MEEPNPKSAPEGRGQTKRQVGVQMTALGLEFSASTLGGMAVGWYADNYFDTGPWLFMIGTFAGLITSFIRIIQLSRQFERARDEGP, encoded by the coding sequence ATGGAGGAACCCAATCCGAAATCGGCCCCCGAGGGCCGCGGACAGACCAAGCGCCAGGTCGGGGTGCAGATGACCGCACTCGGTCTGGAGTTCTCGGCGTCCACTCTGGGGGGCATGGCCGTGGGCTGGTACGCAGATAATTATTTCGACACCGGTCCCTGGCTCTTCATGATCGGGACTTTCGCGGGCCTGATTACTTCGTTCATCCGCATTATCCAACTCTCCAGGCAATTCGAGAGGGCCCGTGACGAGGGGCCCTGA
- the hemL gene encoding glutamate-1-semialdehyde 2,1-aminomutase, translating into MGLQETSKKLMERARKVAPAGVNSPVRAWNAVGGDPLVLVRGRGAEVFDADGNGYLDMVCAWGPLIAGHAHPDVVNAVLHVAKRGTGFGAPTPPEIELGERIVEAFPSIEKVRLVTSGTEATMTAIRLARGATGRDRIIKMDGCYHGHSDGLLVKAGSGAATLGVPDSAGVPPDIGALTSVVPYNDLEALQASLAEENPVAAVIIEPIAANMGVVPPDPGYLEAVVAATHAAGGLVIFDEVITGLRVARGGAQELFGIKADLTALGKVIGGGLPLAALGGRADLMDYLAPEGPVYQAGTLSGNPVACTSGKETMKLLTPDAYARLEKSGAQLEAGLRERMQAAGVTGCVQRVGSLLTLFFGVTEVRNFAQARSNDTEAFARFFRAMSAAGVNLPPSSFEAWFVSLAHGEAQIERVLDAAEVSFGA; encoded by the coding sequence ATTGGTTTGCAGGAGACATCGAAGAAGCTGATGGAGCGAGCGCGCAAGGTCGCGCCCGCGGGTGTGAACAGTCCCGTTCGGGCTTGGAACGCGGTTGGTGGAGATCCGCTCGTTCTGGTTCGAGGGCGTGGAGCCGAGGTCTTCGATGCCGATGGGAATGGCTATCTCGACATGGTCTGCGCCTGGGGCCCGTTGATCGCGGGTCATGCCCACCCCGATGTGGTCAACGCGGTGCTGCATGTGGCGAAACGAGGGACAGGCTTCGGGGCGCCAACGCCTCCTGAAATCGAATTGGGCGAGCGCATCGTGGAAGCATTTCCCTCGATCGAGAAAGTGCGTCTGGTCACTTCCGGAACGGAAGCAACCATGACCGCCATCCGACTCGCCCGGGGGGCTACGGGACGGGATCGCATCATAAAGATGGACGGCTGCTATCACGGGCATAGCGACGGCCTCCTGGTGAAGGCCGGTTCGGGTGCGGCGACACTCGGCGTACCGGATAGCGCGGGTGTCCCACCGGATATTGGTGCTCTGACCAGCGTCGTCCCCTACAATGACCTCGAGGCACTGCAGGCCTCCCTGGCCGAAGAAAACCCTGTAGCTGCGGTGATAATCGAGCCCATCGCTGCCAATATGGGGGTGGTTCCTCCCGACCCCGGTTACCTCGAGGCGGTGGTGGCAGCGACCCACGCTGCTGGTGGTCTGGTCATTTTCGATGAGGTGATTACGGGCTTGCGCGTGGCTCGGGGTGGCGCTCAGGAGCTCTTCGGGATCAAGGCTGACCTGACCGCACTCGGCAAGGTGATCGGTGGAGGATTACCGCTGGCAGCCTTGGGTGGACGCGCGGACTTGATGGATTATCTCGCACCCGAGGGACCTGTTTATCAGGCGGGTACCTTGTCCGGAAATCCGGTCGCCTGCACCTCCGGCAAGGAGACCATGAAGTTGCTCACGCCCGATGCCTACGCACGTCTCGAAAAGAGTGGCGCGCAACTGGAAGCCGGCTTGCGTGAGCGCATGCAAGCCGCGGGTGTGACGGGATGCGTTCAGCGAGTCGGCTCCCTGCTCACGCTTTTCTTCGGTGTGACCGAGGTCCGGAATTTTGCGCAGGCGCGGTCCAACGACACGGAAGCCTTCGCCCGTTTCTTCCGGGCCATGTCGGCCGCCGGAGTGAATCTGCCCCCGTCCTCGTTCGAGGCCTGGTTTGTGTCTCTGGCACACGGCGAGGCTCAGATTGAGCGGGTGCTCGATGCCGCGGAAGTTTCCTTCGGGGCCTAG
- the dnaA gene encoding chromosomal replication initiator protein DnaA, with protein MESWQRAQRILRQNVGEEHYDAWIKPLRLGSLVAGRAVIHVPSKFYRDWVSRNYLELLQASLREGDGPDPEIVFEIDGGKQHELFAARQADQPAPARKRAPRSRARRGNLVERYTFESFVVGPSNQFAHAAALAVASKPGELYNPLFIYGSVGIGKTHLVNAIGHRVLEKNPMAKIAYLSSESFVNDLITSLRQDKMADFKTRFRKVDLLILDDAQFLAGRERTQEEFFHTFNSLHESHKQIVLTSDKFPKDIPDLEERLRNRFEWGLTADIQAPEIETRVAIVQAKAIQAGLKLPNDVGDFVAECVGDNVREIEGAITRLGAMASLTDQTINLAFAREVLSRQTRRAVTPTSIAEIQDAVASHFRLSVSEICSKRRTQHIALARQIAMYLAREIIGTSYPAIGDAFGGRDHSTVIHACDKIRKGIHRDTGLSQTVQTLDQAVRRPATN; from the coding sequence ATGGAGAGCTGGCAAAGAGCTCAGCGGATACTCCGCCAGAACGTTGGTGAAGAGCACTACGATGCTTGGATCAAACCCCTGCGTTTGGGAAGCCTGGTGGCCGGTCGTGCGGTGATCCATGTACCAAGTAAATTTTACCGCGATTGGGTGAGCCGGAACTATCTCGAGCTCCTCCAGGCGTCACTTCGAGAAGGTGACGGGCCGGATCCCGAAATTGTTTTCGAGATCGACGGCGGCAAACAACACGAACTCTTCGCGGCCCGGCAGGCCGATCAACCGGCACCCGCACGCAAGCGTGCGCCCCGATCCCGCGCCCGCCGCGGCAATTTGGTCGAACGCTATACCTTTGAATCGTTTGTCGTCGGGCCGAGTAACCAATTCGCCCATGCGGCCGCGCTCGCTGTCGCCTCCAAACCCGGTGAACTTTATAATCCGCTCTTCATTTATGGATCCGTCGGCATCGGAAAGACTCATTTGGTCAATGCGATCGGGCATCGCGTTCTAGAAAAAAACCCGATGGCCAAAATCGCCTACCTGTCCAGTGAGTCCTTCGTAAATGATCTGATCACTTCGTTGCGACAGGACAAGATGGCAGATTTCAAGACTCGGTTCCGGAAGGTGGACCTCCTGATCCTCGACGACGCCCAGTTCCTGGCGGGCCGCGAGAGGACACAGGAAGAATTCTTCCATACCTTCAATTCCCTGCACGAATCTCATAAACAAATCGTCCTGACATCCGATAAATTCCCCAAGGATATTCCTGACTTGGAAGAACGTCTGCGAAATCGATTCGAATGGGGCCTCACCGCAGATATCCAGGCGCCCGAGATCGAGACCCGAGTCGCCATTGTGCAGGCCAAGGCGATTCAGGCCGGTCTCAAGCTCCCCAACGACGTCGGTGATTTTGTCGCCGAGTGCGTCGGTGACAACGTCCGAGAGATCGAAGGTGCCATCACCCGCCTCGGTGCCATGGCCTCCCTCACGGACCAGACAATCAATCTCGCGTTCGCGCGCGAAGTCCTTTCCCGCCAGACGCGCCGCGCGGTCACGCCGACCAGTATCGCTGAAATTCAGGATGCGGTTGCCAGTCATTTTCGTCTCTCGGTATCCGAAATTTGCTCCAAGAGGCGCACGCAGCATATCGCCCTGGCCCGCCAGATTGCGATGTATCTGGCCCGGGAGATCATCGGAACCTCCTACCCGGCGATCGGCGACGCTTTCGGCGGACGAGACCATTCCACGGTGATTCACGCCTGCGACAAGATTCGCAAGGGAATCCATCGGGATACGGGTTTGAGCCAGACGGTTCAGACGCTCGATCAAGCTGTCCGCCGTCCCGCGACCAACTGA
- the dnaN gene encoding DNA polymerase III subunit beta: MEFTIDRSDLMQSLGLAQGVVERRNTMPILANVLLEAEGDSLSISATDLEVHLKRTCGAKIKKPGSATVGARKLFELIRELGAGEVTIRSLDNDFVEVTSNRSKVKLVGLAPADFPTFPTGSAKGGTTIELAVESLQSAIDRTLFAVSTDDTRSHLGGVLLTPIDGGFRFVGTDGHRLALADVQTGKSEKDSVEKGIILPRKGLAELRKLLDEAEGKANIRLLGNAIRVEQSNVDLVMRLVDGEFPNYEQVVPESTKISVAVDKGELFAALKRVSVVASDRARGVRLNLEKGMMQVSASSPDFGEASEELAVEYQGSAVEVGFNARYLTDVLGVLAEDQRVVLGLSDETSAGVISTEEDDSYRYVVMPMRL; this comes from the coding sequence ATGGAATTCACAATCGACAGATCAGATCTCATGCAAAGTCTGGGACTCGCGCAGGGTGTCGTCGAGAGACGCAACACGATGCCGATTTTGGCTAACGTCCTTCTCGAAGCTGAAGGAGACAGCCTCTCGATCTCTGCCACCGACCTTGAGGTTCATTTAAAGCGAACCTGTGGAGCCAAGATCAAGAAGCCGGGATCGGCAACGGTAGGCGCTCGGAAACTTTTCGAGTTGATCCGCGAACTCGGTGCCGGCGAAGTAACAATCCGTTCGCTTGATAATGACTTCGTTGAGGTGACGTCCAATCGGTCGAAAGTAAAATTGGTTGGTCTCGCGCCGGCTGATTTCCCGACATTTCCAACCGGTAGCGCAAAGGGTGGAACCACCATCGAACTCGCCGTTGAGAGCCTTCAGTCGGCCATAGACAGGACTTTATTCGCTGTTTCGACCGACGATACACGATCACATTTAGGAGGCGTTCTCCTGACCCCGATCGATGGAGGATTCCGGTTTGTGGGGACAGACGGGCATCGATTGGCTCTAGCTGATGTCCAAACCGGGAAAAGCGAGAAGGATTCGGTTGAAAAAGGAATTATTCTGCCGCGAAAAGGTCTCGCGGAACTGCGAAAACTTCTCGATGAAGCCGAAGGGAAGGCGAATATTCGCTTGCTTGGAAACGCGATCCGCGTTGAGCAGAGCAACGTGGACCTGGTGATGCGGTTGGTGGACGGAGAATTTCCGAATTACGAACAGGTTGTCCCGGAAAGCACGAAGATATCGGTCGCTGTCGACAAGGGAGAGCTTTTTGCAGCGCTGAAACGCGTATCGGTCGTTGCCAGTGATCGGGCGCGCGGGGTTCGTCTGAATCTGGAAAAGGGAATGATGCAAGTTTCCGCCAGCAGTCCGGATTTCGGCGAGGCCAGTGAAGAACTGGCCGTTGAATACCAGGGAAGTGCTGTCGAGGTCGGTTTCAATGCCCGGTACCTCACAGATGTGCTTGGTGTTCTGGCTGAGGATCAGAGAGTTGTTCTGGGGCTTTCCGATGAAACCAGCGCCGGTGTCATTTCGACCGAAGAAGACGATTCCTACCGTTATGTCGTGATGCCGATGCGTCTCTGA